From Perognathus longimembris pacificus isolate PPM17 chromosome 4, ASM2315922v1, whole genome shotgun sequence, one genomic window encodes:
- the LOC125349922 gene encoding gamma-crystallin A isoform X2 has translation MGKITFYEDRGFQGRCYECSTDCPNLQTYFSRCNSIRVDSGCWMLYERPNYQGYQYFLRRGDYPDYQQWMGFSDSIRSCRSIPYTSSHRIRLYERDDYRGLVSELTEDCSCIHDRFRLNEIYSLHVLEGCWILYEMPNYRGRQYLLRPGDYRRYHDWGAMDAKVGSLRRVIDMY, from the exons ATGGGAAAG ATCACCTTCTACGAGGACCGGGGCTTCCAGGGCCGCTGCTATGAATGCAGCACCGACTGCCCCAACCTGCAGACCTACTTCAGCCGCTGCAACTCCATCCGCGTGGACAGCGGCTGCTGGATGCTCTATGAGCGCCCCAACTACCAGGGCTACCAGTACTTCCTGCGGCGGGGTGACTACCCCGACTACCAGCAGTGGATGGGCTTCAGTGATTCCATCCGCTCCTGCCGTTCAATCCCTTAT ACCAGTTCTCACAGGATAAGGCTGTATGAGAGAGATGACTATCGCGGCCTTGTGTCCGAGCTCACGGAGGACTGCTCCTGCATTCACGATCGCTTCCGGCTCAATGAGATCTACTCCCTCCACGTGCTGGAGGGCTGCTGGATCCTCTATGAAATGCCCAACTATCGAGGCCGCCAGTACCTGCTCAGACCTGGAGACTACAGGCGCTATCATGACTGGGGTGCCATGGACGCCAAAGTCGGCTCTTTAAGACGGGTCATCGATATGTACTAG
- the LOC125349922 gene encoding gamma-crystallin A isoform X1, with the protein MGKITFYEDRGFQGRCYECSTDCPNLQTYFSRCNSIRVDSGCWMLYERPNYQGYQYFLRRGDYPDYQQWMGFSDSIRSCRSIPYHTSSHRIRLYERDDYRGLVSELTEDCSCIHDRFRLNEIYSLHVLEGCWILYEMPNYRGRQYLLRPGDYRRYHDWGAMDAKVGSLRRVIDMY; encoded by the exons ATGGGAAAG ATCACCTTCTACGAGGACCGGGGCTTCCAGGGCCGCTGCTATGAATGCAGCACCGACTGCCCCAACCTGCAGACCTACTTCAGCCGCTGCAACTCCATCCGCGTGGACAGCGGCTGCTGGATGCTCTATGAGCGCCCCAACTACCAGGGCTACCAGTACTTCCTGCGGCGGGGTGACTACCCCGACTACCAGCAGTGGATGGGCTTCAGTGATTCCATCCGCTCCTGCCGTTCAATCCCTTAT CAT ACCAGTTCTCACAGGATAAGGCTGTATGAGAGAGATGACTATCGCGGCCTTGTGTCCGAGCTCACGGAGGACTGCTCCTGCATTCACGATCGCTTCCGGCTCAATGAGATCTACTCCCTCCACGTGCTGGAGGGCTGCTGGATCCTCTATGAAATGCCCAACTATCGAGGCCGCCAGTACCTGCTCAGACCTGGAGACTACAGGCGCTATCATGACTGGGGTGCCATGGACGCCAAAGTCGGCTCTTTAAGACGGGTCATCGATATGTACTAG
- the LOC125349923 gene encoding gamma-crystallin B gives MGKITFYEDRGFQGRCYECSTDCPNLQTYFSRCNSIRVDSGCWMLYERPNYQGHQYFLRRGDYPDYQQWMGLSDSIRSCRLIPQHTGTYRMRIYERDEFRGQMSEITEDCISLQDRFHFNEIHSLNVLEGSWILYEMPSYRGRQYLLRPGEYRRYLDWGATNAKVGSFRRVMDFY, from the exons ATGGGAAAG ATCACCTTCTACGAGGACCGGGGCTTCCAGGGCCGCTGCTATGAATGCAGCACCGACTGCCCCAACCTGCAGACCTACTTCAGCCGCTGCAACTCCATCCGCGTGGACAGCGGCTGCTGGATGCTCTATGAGCGCCCCAACTACCAGGGCCACCAGTACTTCCTGCGGCGGGGCGACTACCCCGACTACCAGCAGTGGATGGGCCTCAGCGACTCCATCCGCTCCTGCCGTCTCATCCCGCAG CACACGGGCACTTACAGAATGAGGATCTACGAGAGAGATGAGTTCAGAGGACAAATGTCGGAGATCACAGAGGACTGTATTTCTCTCCAGGACCGCTTCCACTTCAATGAAATCCACTCCCTCAACGTGCTAGAGGGCAGCTGGATTCTGTACGAGATGCCCAGCTACAGGGGAAGGCAGTATCTGCTGAGGCCCGGGGAGTACAGGAGATATCTTGACTGGGGGGCTACAAATGCCAAAGTAGGCTCCTTTAGAAGAGTCATGGatttttactaa
- the LOC125349924 gene encoding gamma-crystallin C isoform X1 — MGKITFYEDRGFQGRCYECSTDCPNLQTYFSRCNSIRVDSGCWMLYERPNYQGYQYFLRRGDYPDYQQWMGLSDSIRSCRLLPHQTGSHRMRLYEREDHKGLMMELNEDCSCIQDRFHLSEVRSLHVLEGCWVLYEMPNYRGRQYLLRPQEYRRYHDWGAMDAKAGSLRRVMDLY, encoded by the exons ATGGGGAAG ATCACCTTCTACGAGGACCGGGGCTTCCAGGGCCGCTGCTATGAATGCAGCACCGACTGCCCCAACCTGCAGACCTACTTCAGCCGCTGCAACTCCATCCGCGTGGACAGCGGCTGCTGGATGCTCTATGAGCGCCCCAACTACCAGGGCTACCAGTACTTCCTGCGGCGGGGCGACTACCCCGACTACCAGCAGTGGATGGGCCTCAGCGACTCCATCCGCTCCTGCCGCCTCCTTCCCCAC CAGACCGGCTCCCACAGGATGCGACTCTATGAGAGAGAAGACCACAAGGGCCTCATGATGGAGCTGAATGAGGACTGCTCCTGCATCCAGGACCGCTTCCACCTCAGTGAGGTGCGCTCGCTCCACGTGCTGGAGGGCTGCTGGGTCCTCTATGAGATGCCCAACTACCGGGGCCGCCAGTACCTGCTGAGGCCCCAGGAGTACAGGCGCTACCACGACTGGGGCGCCATGGACGCTAAGGCAGGCTCTTTGAGGAGGGTGATGGATTTATACTAA
- the LOC125349924 gene encoding gamma-crystallin C isoform X2 → MGKITFYEDRGFQGRCYECSTDCPNLQTYFSRCNSIRVDSGCWMLYERPNYQGYQYFLRRGDYPDYQQWMGLSDSIRSCRLLPHTGSHRMRLYEREDHKGLMMELNEDCSCIQDRFHLSEVRSLHVLEGCWVLYEMPNYRGRQYLLRPQEYRRYHDWGAMDAKAGSLRRVMDLY, encoded by the exons ATGGGGAAG ATCACCTTCTACGAGGACCGGGGCTTCCAGGGCCGCTGCTATGAATGCAGCACCGACTGCCCCAACCTGCAGACCTACTTCAGCCGCTGCAACTCCATCCGCGTGGACAGCGGCTGCTGGATGCTCTATGAGCGCCCCAACTACCAGGGCTACCAGTACTTCCTGCGGCGGGGCGACTACCCCGACTACCAGCAGTGGATGGGCCTCAGCGACTCCATCCGCTCCTGCCGCCTCCTTCCCCAC ACCGGCTCCCACAGGATGCGACTCTATGAGAGAGAAGACCACAAGGGCCTCATGATGGAGCTGAATGAGGACTGCTCCTGCATCCAGGACCGCTTCCACCTCAGTGAGGTGCGCTCGCTCCACGTGCTGGAGGGCTGCTGGGTCCTCTATGAGATGCCCAACTACCGGGGCCGCCAGTACCTGCTGAGGCCCCAGGAGTACAGGCGCTACCACGACTGGGGCGCCATGGACGCTAAGGCAGGCTCTTTGAGGAGGGTGATGGATTTATACTAA